A portion of the Thermosediminibacter oceani DSM 16646 genome contains these proteins:
- the ligA gene encoding NAD-dependent DNA ligase LigA, with amino-acid sequence MDRSEAEARIKELRELINYHNRQYYVYDNPVISDAEYDKLMRQLEKLEKQFPELITPDSPSQRVGGEPLPYFTQVVHRVPMMSLANAFDSGELKDFHRRVTEAVGSEVQYVVEPKIDGLAVSITYENGIFKTAATRGDGEVGEDVTQNVKTIKSVPLSLDFPPDKRPAVLEVRGEVYLPKEDFRKLNEEREEQGLPLFANPRNAAAGSLRQLDPKVTAKRPLAVYIYGLGYAEGIEFETHYEVLQFFKRIGLRVNPHVVLFDRFQDVIDYCMSWNEKRHDLPYEIDGMVIKVNSLKQQGILGATAKSPRWAIAYKFPAEQKKTVIKDIIVRVGRTGVLTPTAILEPVRVAGSTVSKATLHNEDYIREKDIKIGDTVIIHKAGDVIPEVVEVVKEKRTGKERDFEMPHRCPECGSEAVRLPGEAAYRCTNSTGCPAQIRRSIEHFASRDAMDIRGLGSAIVSLLISQGLIKDAADLYYLKREDLVPLERMGEKSAANLLAAIEESKKRPLDRLIYALGIPFVGSRTASLLAEAFSSIDDLQKAKYEDLIKVPEIGDKIAQSILAFFRQEQTNDLISRLRAAGVNMEAQKKAEGPRPLDGLTFVLTGTLEKYTRQQATELIEKLGGRVTGSVSKKTDYVVVGKDPGSKYENALKLGIKILNEGEFEELIEKWKA; translated from the coding sequence ATGGACAGGTCTGAAGCCGAAGCCAGGATAAAAGAATTGAGGGAACTTATAAACTACCACAACAGGCAGTACTACGTCTACGATAACCCCGTAATATCCGACGCCGAATACGATAAACTGATGAGACAACTGGAAAAACTTGAAAAGCAGTTTCCCGAACTCATCACTCCCGACTCGCCCAGTCAGCGGGTTGGGGGAGAGCCGCTTCCCTATTTCACCCAGGTGGTCCACCGGGTGCCCATGATGAGCCTTGCCAACGCCTTCGACAGCGGGGAACTTAAGGATTTCCACAGGCGTGTCACCGAAGCGGTCGGAAGCGAAGTCCAGTACGTGGTGGAGCCTAAAATCGACGGCCTCGCGGTTTCAATAACTTATGAGAACGGGATTTTTAAGACAGCTGCTACAAGGGGCGACGGCGAAGTGGGGGAAGACGTCACCCAGAACGTGAAGACCATAAAGAGCGTGCCGCTTAGCCTGGACTTTCCTCCCGATAAAAGGCCGGCTGTTCTGGAGGTCAGGGGCGAGGTCTACCTGCCTAAGGAGGATTTCAGGAAGCTAAACGAAGAGAGGGAAGAACAGGGGCTCCCGCTTTTTGCAAACCCGCGAAACGCAGCGGCGGGTTCATTGAGGCAGCTCGACCCGAAAGTTACTGCCAAAAGGCCCCTGGCCGTTTACATATACGGCCTGGGGTATGCGGAGGGCATAGAGTTTGAGACCCATTACGAAGTGCTTCAGTTTTTCAAAAGAATCGGCCTCCGGGTCAATCCTCACGTGGTGCTTTTTGATAGGTTCCAAGACGTGATAGACTACTGCATGAGCTGGAATGAAAAGCGCCACGACCTGCCCTACGAGATAGACGGCATGGTGATAAAGGTAAATTCCTTAAAGCAGCAGGGGATCCTGGGTGCCACCGCCAAAAGCCCCCGGTGGGCGATAGCCTATAAGTTCCCGGCAGAGCAGAAGAAGACGGTGATAAAGGATATAATCGTAAGGGTGGGCAGGACGGGCGTCCTCACCCCTACGGCGATTTTGGAACCCGTGAGGGTGGCGGGCTCCACTGTCAGCAAAGCCACCCTTCACAACGAGGACTACATCAGGGAAAAGGATATAAAAATTGGCGATACGGTCATAATCCATAAAGCCGGCGACGTAATCCCCGAAGTGGTGGAAGTTGTAAAGGAAAAGCGCACAGGAAAAGAGCGGGATTTCGAAATGCCCCACCGCTGCCCCGAGTGCGGTTCCGAGGCGGTGAGGCTTCCGGGAGAAGCGGCGTACCGCTGCACCAACAGCACCGGCTGTCCGGCCCAGATAAGGAGGAGCATCGAGCACTTCGCCTCGCGGGACGCCATGGACATAAGGGGACTGGGATCGGCTATAGTTTCCCTCCTGATATCGCAGGGGCTTATTAAGGACGCCGCCGACCTTTACTACCTGAAGCGGGAGGATCTTGTGCCCTTAGAGCGCATGGGAGAAAAGTCCGCCGCCAATCTGCTCGCAGCTATCGAGGAGAGCAAAAAAAGGCCCCTGGACCGGCTGATATACGCCCTGGGCATCCCCTTCGTGGGTTCCAGGACGGCGTCGCTTTTAGCCGAAGCCTTCAGTTCCATAGACGACCTGCAGAAGGCCAAATACGAGGACCTGATAAAGGTTCCTGAAATCGGCGACAAGATAGCCCAAAGTATCCTGGCGTTTTTCAGGCAGGAACAGACAAACGATCTCATTTCCCGCCTGAGGGCCGCTGGTGTAAATATGGAGGCTCAAAAGAAGGCCGAAGGGCCGAGGCCCCTGGACGGGCTTACCTTTGTGCTTACCGGGACCCTGGAGAAGTACACGCGGCAGCAGGCCACTGAACTCATCGAAAAGCTCGGCGGCAGGGTCACCGGCAGCGTGAGCAAAAAGACCGACTACGTGGTAGTGGGTAAGGACCCGGGCTCCAAATACGAAAACGCCCTGAAATTGGGAATAAAAATCCTGAATGAGGGTGAGTTCGAGGAACTGATAGAAAAATGGAAAGCGTGA